The DNA sequence TTCAGTTCCACTGAGGGGCTGTGACTTGCTGGCCCCAGCCCTTTACCGCAGGCTGGAGGTTTGGATGAAAGATGTCAGGACCAGCGGCCGAGGCCCTGAGGCACCATGGGGCGCCTCAGCCTGGtggttccttttttcctttctcggctttttctctctttctctctgccaccatccccctttccttctcacctACTGGTTCTAGTGCTTCCTGAGATACAGCTCTCCCCATTGACCTTTTTGGAAGGGTGGGGAACCTTATCAAGGCCTCTCTTCCCATGTACCCTCCTTCAAGGCACGGAGCCATTGTCAGTCAGTTTACGCCTTAGCCTGGACAAATTGGGACATGGGGAAGCTAAGTCCACAGCTAACCCTCTCGCCTTGAGTTGCAGCCCTCAGGAGGCCCTCACCTCACATGGACTTGGGTACTGGGGCTGCATCTGCCTTGACTAGAGCTTCCTTGGTTATGTCTGTTCCCagttccccactcccacccccaagaCCTGAACCTTAGCTTTCCTGGGAGCATCTAATGGGGCTGAGGGCCTCCTGCCTTCCAGGTGAGGTACTCTTTCGTTTGTTTTCTGGCCGCTGTTCTGAGCCACTTGGAACCTCCCAGACCGGCAGAACTTAGGGGGCATCCAGGCCCGGGGGTCTCTGGAAGCCAGGGGCCAGCTGCTCCCTCCAGAGAGGATCAGTTTGGTTTGGCCCCTACTTTTCCCTTTAGCCCAAGCTGGCAGTGCCCTGAGCCCCTGTGGGCAGTTCCAGCCTATGCTGTCCCCTCTCCTCCAGCCCTGGCCCTTCCCGCCATTCTTCTCTCGTCCCCCTCCTACCTCCCCTGCCCCGCCAGTCCCGCCCCTAGGAACACCCACCCGTTGTCTCCAGCTGTTGACTAACCCACTGCGTCTGTATCTGAATGCTGTCTCCAGGTCAGAGCCGGGGCTTCGCCTTCGTCGAGTTTAGTCACTTGCAGGACGCTGCACGATGGATGGAAGCCAATCAGGTTGCTTTGCTGCACTTGgaaccctgccccccccccaacgCACACACCAGTACTGCCTGGCGCACGCCCACGGGCGCCGGCCGCCCGCCCAGGGTTGGCCCCCTGCCTGCCCCCTCTCTTGCTGCCCTCCTCAGTCCTGGCTTCCCCTTTCTTCCTGAGGAATCCTCTCCCGCCTCCCTGCCCCCATCTTCCCCAGTTGCTGAGAGGAAGGTGTGGCCAGGGATGTCTGGGAGTGGGGGTTGCCCTCTCCTCTGTCATTTCCCCACCTCCTTCTCGGAGCTGGGGCTGGGCTTACAGGAGTGGGGTCCCCTTCTCCCCCCGTGGCTCTTTCCAGCCCAGCCAGGGCTTAGCTGGTACAAGGAGGTTGGCCTTAAGGGACCACCTCCTTTTCTGCTCAAGAGCCATAAGCCACTGGCCCCCTCTTCCCCCAGTGGCCTTGGGGGGCTTCCTGAGGTTTTTGTTGGCAAGAGCTTGGTCTCCTTTCTGTGTGTTTGGATTGGCTGTTGGTTTTTCCTGCCCCCACGCTGGTACACAGGCACACATCCATGTGTGAATGCCCTCAACTCAGGCAGATGAGGAGGGGCCCGGGGTTGGGGCCCCAGGAGCCATTATCATGGCAGGATTGTTCGGTATAGGGCTGGGCACAGGTTCCTCGCGTGGCAGGGTGCTGTTGAAGGGACCCAGCTTAGGCAGGGCCAGGCTGAcatgtgtctctctccctcccccagttTTTTCTATCTTAAGGCCAAGGTATAACCTCAGGCCTAGGAACCACCCCTTTTCCCCCAGGAAAGTGTGAGGGACCCAGGGTCCCCTCCTAGCGCACTGAGCTGGCAGCCATTTGCCATATGGACAGGGTGCTGAGGAGAGGCTGGCATGGCAGGGTAGGGCAAGTGTGGCGGAGCGTGGCTCCTGGCAAGGGGTGTGCTTGTCTGGGCCTCGGCGGCAGGAGGTAGCTCTGGAGGCCAAGGCCAGGGCCCGGGCCTGTGGGGCCAATAGGCTAGTGTGGTTGATGGGCCGTGGGGGAGAAGGCCTCTCGGCAGGAGGTGCAATCTTTGATTGTGgctgtgttttctctctctcttcctctccatgtttctgtttctctctctatccctctctctctctctctctctctctctctcatatcccTGAGTGTAGCTTGGGTAGCACAGGGCCCCCAGTGTGGCCTGTGTTAGGGCCCATCGGTGTTGGTTAGACAGTGCGTGCCTGTTGGTGTGTGTCCACGCGTGTGCGTGCGCGTGTTTGTGTCCGGAGAAGCAGCAGCAGTGCCCGGGGGCCACACCCTGCGGCCgtggcctccctccctccctccctccctccctccctccactccctgtTGTCCTTCATCCATTCAGCTGAAGGGCTGgctcactctctctcctcctgtGCTGAGGTGTGTGCCAGGCGCTGGCCTCCTGGGCTTGGGCCTCACAGCCTTCTGCTTTTCCTTACAGCACTCCCTCAGCATCCTGGGCCAGAAGGTTTCCATGCACTACAGTGATCCCAAACCCAAAATTAATGAAGACTGGCTTTGCAACAAGGTGAGGAGCCAAGGAGGGGGTGAGCCCTTGTCCTTGTACCGAAGCCACTCCCGCCCAGAACTCCCAGACCTTCACATGGACACCTCTGGTGAAATGGCTCCATTGCCTGTTGAGGCACATCCACTTCTCTGGGCCCACACTGGGACAGCTCACACTGGTTGAAAGGGTTGGGTTACAATGACCCCAAATCCTTCTCTTTCTAATTCCCCCACTGCTCCTGAGTCGAAGCCTTCTCCCAAATCACTTGCTCCACTAGCGAGGGGTGCCCCACTGCTTCCCtcattagtttcttcatttgacacTCCTGAGACTAGCTCAGGGTAAGGGTCCACGAGGCTTCTGCTTTGGAGACTTTCTAGCTTTCTAGaccttctctgtaaaacaaaCTGACACCACTGGACTATTGAGATGACCTCAGCAAAAGTGGTCTTCTAGTGTCTGTGTGGCAGGTGAACCCAGCGCTGCCCTCAGCAGGGCAGAATGGAGGAGGACGCAAGGGAGAACTTAGGCCAGTCAAGGTTCACCGAAGTGAAAGAACCAGCTGTGGGAAACACTGGAGGGGCCTTGCCAGCCTGGCCTCAGGCTACTTTCTCTTGGGAACTTTTGAAAGTAATGGGAGCCAAGGAAGGGCATGTTCAGGCTGAGATtcttggaggagagagaggggaacgGGGTGCCAGCACCAATAGGCTGAAGTGGGGTGGATGGGGGCACCCAGAGGAAGCAGCGAAACCTCAGGAATGGAGGCCTTCTGTGCCTGTTTCCACCTCATGCCTGGCCTGGCCTCTGTTTCCTTTACAGTGTGGAGTCCAGAACTTCAAACGTCGAGAAAAGTGTTTCAAGTGTGGTGTGCCCAAGTCAGGTGAGCTGGGCCAGGAAAGGTGGCCCAGGGGGTAGTGAGCTGTACCACTCTCAGCGATCCCAAGTCCAGcagcctctcccctttcttcttctagAGGCAGAGCAGAAGCTGCCCCTGGGTGCACGCCTGGACCCACAGCTGATGCCTCTGGGTGGCCGGGAACTGAGTCAGGGCCTGCTTCCACTACCCCAGCCCTACCCTGCCCAGGGGCTGTTGGCCCCCCAGGCCCTGTCCCAGGGCTCTGAGCCCACTTCGGAAAACGCCAACGATAGTGAGTCCTGCCTGGGGGACCAAGGAACAGTGGGTGATGGGAGGGCCATGGCTGACCTCCACCCTGATACCCTTCTTTGCTGTCTCAAAGCCATCATCCTGCGCAACCTGAACCCCCATAGCACTATGGACTCCATCTTGGGAGCCCTGGCCCCCTACGCTGTGCTGTCCTCCTCCAACGTCCGCGTGATCAAGGACAAACAGACACAGCTGAATCGAGGCTTCGCCTTCATCCAGCTGTCCACCATCGTGGTGAGGGCGGCAGAGGGGGGCCTGGGGGCCCCCAAGGCTGGCAGGAATGGGTggcagagcacagccctggcctGGGGCCTGACCCTGCCTTCTCTCCACAGGAGGCTGCTCAGTTACTGCAGATTCTCCAAGCTCTGCATCCTCCCCTCACCATTGATGGCAAGACCATTAATGTGGAGTTTGCCAAGGGCTCCAAGAGGTGAGACCACCCCCTTCCCTCTGAGTCTCTGCTCCTGCTCTGGGCTTCTGTGACCCCTGTGTACCTCCTCTCCTACAGGGACATGGCTTCCAATGACGGTAACCGCATCAATGCTGCTTCTGTCGCCAGTACGGCCATCGCCGCTGCCCAGTGGGCCATCTCCCAGGTACTTCTCATGCCGCCCACCTCAGACCTAGAACTTGGGGTGTCTCTGGGAATTCCACACAGGCTGAACCAGCAGGCTTAGTTGCCAAAGGGAGGTATGAggccatttcctttctccagctgAGAGTTCCTCCGGGGGCCCTGGGTTGAAATCCTagcttgtgtgaccatgggtaaagcACTTGGCCTCTAAACCTCCATTTTCTGCCTATCTCATGAGGAGCCACTAAAGAAATGGGAGGCGGCATCACTGGCCTGCTTATCCCCCAACTGCAGTGGCAGGTACTGGCATCCCATTCACAGAGGCCCAGGGCTCTGCCCAGTGACCAGTCCCTCACCTGATCATTCTTCCCACTATCCTACAGGCGTcccagggtggggaggggagctgGGCAGCCCCTGAGGAGCCGGCAGCAGACTACAACTACTACCACCACGATGAACCCTACTGTGGTCCGAGCAATGAGGCTGCCCTATATGGCCACAGTGGCTACCTGAAAGGTGCTGCCAAGGCCTTAGGTGTGGCTGGCAGCAAGGGAGACCCTGCTGGAGCAGGTGAGATCCTTGCATGGGTGTTGTCAAAGTTGGGGGCAAGGAACAAGACTCAGCCCTGACCTCAGCTGTGTAACTACCCCTTGCCAGGTACTGAAACCACCTTGGAACCTTGTGTACCCGGTGTTGATGCTGTGCCCCTAATCCAGGCCTTTCCCCATGCCCAAGCCAGTGCCATGCCCGGCATTTATCAGCAACCAGGGGCTGAGGGGGCCAATACCCAGGGAATGGTGTCTACCACCCAGGTATGTCATTGTGGAGGGAGAAGTGGGGCATGTCGCCTATAGGCACAGAGATGGAGCTGTCCTGCCCTGTCTTTCCATCTCCCCCCAGGCCCAGCCCTACACAATTGTGTCCCCTGCGGTTTTGAAGGCTGAGCTTCTCAGCCCGGCCCAGCCTAGTTCCGCACCCCCACCTACTACCAGTCCGGCTGCCCCAGACTCCTATGGCCAGTACCGTGAGTACCTGCTAGGACTAGACTAGAATTTCCTTTGGGCTGTCTGCTCCTTTTCTCCGTGCTGCCCCGCCCCCCTCcgccccccccactcccccagcACTCCAATACCATCCCCAGGCTCCAGACTCTCCAGGGAAAGCAGCCTGGCATGTTCCTCTCCCCTGTCCCACAGCAATCCCTGATGTCTCCACCTACCAATATGATGAGACATCGGGCTACTACTACGACCCACAGACAGGACTGTACTATGACCCAAACTCTCAGGTGAGTAATGGGAAAGGGCTTGGAGGGCTGAGGACTGGCGTGTGGCCTGGGGATATCACATCAGCCTGGCCTTTCTCCTCCCTCGTCAGTATTACTACAACTCCCAGAGTCAGCAGTACCTTTACTGGGATGGGGAGCGGCGCACCTATGTCCCTGCCCTGGAGCAGGCGACGGATGGGCACAAGGAGACAGGGGGAAGCTTAAAGGAaggcaaagagaagaaggagaaacacAAGACCAAGACGGCCCAGCAGGTACAAGCAGCCTGGCCAGTAGCGAGCTCGTGACTGCAGTCCGGCCTGAGGCCCCAGAACCGGGCAGGCACCAAGCTTGTTGTATCTGCTCCCTGCAGATAGCCAAGGACATGGAACGTTGG is a window from the Notamacropus eugenii isolate mMacEug1 chromosome X, mMacEug1.pri_v2, whole genome shotgun sequence genome containing:
- the RBM10 gene encoding RNA-binding protein 10 isoform X2; translated protein: MEYERRGGRGDRTGRYGATDRGLQDDGLDSRSQRDHDYRDMDYRSYPRDFGSQEPRHDYDDSSEEQSAEDSYEASSGSETQQRKRDSPTEPLGFPGDGDYRDQDYRTEQGEEEEEEKASHIIMLRMLPQAAAENDIRAQLQSHGIQAREVRLMRNKSSGQSRGFAFVEFSHLQDAARWMEANQHSLSILGQKVSMHYSDPKPKINEDWLCNKCGVQNFKRREKCFKCGVPKSEAEQKLPLGARLDPQLMPLGGRELSQGLLPLPQPYPAQGLLAPQALSQGSEPTSENANDTIILRNLNPHSTMDSILGALAPYAVLSSSNVRVIKDKQTQLNRGFAFIQLSTIEAAQLLQILQALHPPLTIDGKTINVEFAKGSKRDMASNDGNRINAASVASTAIAAAQWAISQASQGGEGSWAAPEEPAADYNYYHHDEPYCGPSNEAALYGHSGYLKGAAKALGVAGSKGDPAGAGTETTLEPCVPGVDAVPLIQAFPHAQASAMPGIYQQPGAEGANTQGMVSTTQAQPYTIVSPAVLKAELLSPAQPSSAPPPTTSPAAPDSYGQYPIPDVSTYQYDETSGYYYDPQTGLYYDPNSQYYYNSQSQQYLYWDGERRTYVPALEQATDGHKETGGSLKEGKEKKEKHKTKTAQQIAKDMERWARSLNKQKENFKNSFQPISALREDERRESATADAGYAILEKKGTLAERQHTAMDLPKLTSDDRLSPPRGLVAAYSGESDSEEEPERSAEREERLTDWQKLACLLCRRQFPSKEALIRHQQLSGLHKQNLEIHRRAHLSENELEALEKSDMEMKYRDRAAERREKYGIPEPPEPKKRKSGAVTAATVDFEQPTRDGLGSDNIGSRMLQAMGWKEGSGLGRKKQGIITPIEAQTRVRGSGLGARGSSYGITASESYKESLHKTMLTRFNEAE
- the RBM10 gene encoding RNA-binding protein 10 isoform X1 is translated as MEYERRGGRGDRTGRYGATDRGLQDDGLDSRSQRDHDYRDMDYRSYPRDFGSQEPRHDYDDSSEEQSAEDSYEASSGSETQQRKRDSPTEPLGFPGDGDYRDQDYRTEQGEEEEEEKASHIIMLRMLPQAAAENDIRAQLQSHGIQAREVRLMRNKSSGQSRGFAFVEFSHLQDAARWMEANQHSLSILGQKVSMHYSDPKPKINEDWLCNKCGVQNFKRREKCFKCGVPKSEAEQKLPLGARLDPQLMPLGGRELSQGLLPLPQPYPAQGLLAPQALSQGSEPTSENANDTIILRNLNPHSTMDSILGALAPYAVLSSSNVRVIKDKQTQLNRGFAFIQLSTIVEAAQLLQILQALHPPLTIDGKTINVEFAKGSKRDMASNDGNRINAASVASTAIAAAQWAISQASQGGEGSWAAPEEPAADYNYYHHDEPYCGPSNEAALYGHSGYLKGAAKALGVAGSKGDPAGAGTETTLEPCVPGVDAVPLIQAFPHAQASAMPGIYQQPGAEGANTQGMVSTTQAQPYTIVSPAVLKAELLSPAQPSSAPPPTTSPAAPDSYGQYPIPDVSTYQYDETSGYYYDPQTGLYYDPNSQYYYNSQSQQYLYWDGERRTYVPALEQATDGHKETGGSLKEGKEKKEKHKTKTAQQIAKDMERWARSLNKQKENFKNSFQPISALREDERRESATADAGYAILEKKGTLAERQHTAMDLPKLTSDDRLSPPRGLVAAYSGESDSEEEPERSAEREERLTDWQKLACLLCRRQFPSKEALIRHQQLSGLHKQNLEIHRRAHLSENELEALEKSDMEMKYRDRAAERREKYGIPEPPEPKKRKSGAVTAATVDFEQPTRDGLGSDNIGSRMLQAMGWKEGSGLGRKKQGIITPIEAQTRVRGSGLGARGSSYGITASESYKESLHKTMLTRFNEAE